In Eriocheir sinensis breed Jianghai 21 chromosome 43, ASM2467909v1, whole genome shotgun sequence, the sequence atagggctaacaggctttattaacaggacgggtaaccaacaggagtgcagaggtcatcctcagactctatttaacgttagttaggccacacttagattatgctgtgcagttttggtgcccacactacagaatggacatcaacttgctagaatcagttcagaggaggatgaccaagatgattcaggggctgaggaacctcccatatcaaaataggctgaaacatctaaacttacattcactagaaagacgaagagtgcggggagatctgatagaagtattcaaatgggtcaagggttacaacaaaggcgatataagaaaagtattgagaattagccaacaggataTCCTGCTGGCtggaacacgcagtaatggatttaaattagataAGTAGGTATAGATTTTGGAGAGATATAGgtaagcattggtttagtaatagggtggtgggggaatggaatagattcaacaatcacatagttagtgcagggacgataacttgttttaagagtagactggatagctacatggacgaggacgacaggtggcagtgaggtgggTGCAGTAATGTGACGGCCTGACGGAGTACAGGAGCGTACAGTACGCTCGtgccgaaggtaaacgaggatcaagcctctacctgtaatccctgaaactacacctcacccttcATGAGTAGTGGGggtgattctggagctgccctttGTAagtcactcggcctcttgcagtttccctgtgttcttatgtaaaTAATGCGAATAGAAGAAAgctcggttaagattcgttttagtaccgtacgtcattacctaccttatgaaacatcactagctcttcatatatatgttcaacaatcatggaaacgctttcaaaatccaattcaaggactatttattgttgaaaataggggataatattcacgaaaatgtagcctcctctggcggcggtgcagccggtgttgcgagaaatacctcctcgcagaaataggtAGCATATACATGTGTGGAgtgggggctgcgccccccctggttagaagggggagttcgaggggggcaaagccccccgttagcaggtcgtaaagttcggttggagtagtttaaatatgtttcccccaccctaaaccctctgcgagctattttgcggctgcggcggcgaccatcgcggccgccgccagaggaggctgcgctttcgtgaatattatcccctattttcatcaATAAATAGCCCTTGagttggattttgaaagcgtttccatgattgttgaacgtttgtagaaaagatatatgaagagttggtgatgtttcataagataggtcatgaaatactggcacagtactaaaacgaatctttaccgaaagctccctctatctatttatatggTAGTACTGTAGGCGGCGTGGTCGAGGTAAGGAGATCTGATAAATATTGAACCCTTTGCCAAATCGTGCCCTCATAAAAACACCCCGAGCTAGGCACCCAGAGCCCCCGTGTAACCTTGACAGCACagccggcggtggtggtggctcttGATTTCTCGGCGGGGCAGGGACTCGCCAGGCAGAAACTATAAGACACATCATgtctgacgaggaggaggaggtggtggacaaCACGGTGACCTCCGAGGTGCACCACTTCTCCAAGGAGGAGGTGCTGGACGCCGCGCGGGGAGGTGAGTGGAGGGCCTCagctttcccttcatctccctttcgttAATACCTTacgctccctttcttcctcttcgtcttcctttcattACCCTCCACTCCCcgtcttccccttcattttcctttcttcaccttccattcccttcatttccctttatttaccttcctctccctttcttccccttcgatcatttccctttatctttcccttcatctccctttctttaccttccactTCCTAtatatttcccttcatttcccttccacttcctttcttccccttcatcttcctttctttcccttcatcttcctttcttgaccttcctcctttacctaccactccccttcgtcttcctttctttaccctccactccctttctctcccttttctctaccaGCCATTCTTGTGTTGACTTTgttatgggtcgtattataaaacatttccaaGTTCAGATATTTCCCAAGACTTgttgtttggggcatttccaggagtagttttatgaccctggtggtagattgaccgttcctctgtaccatgaacctaaagaatcgctcattagaacccgtttgaccccctctttgatctttaaaaatagatgatgtgagaactgaagtgtcttataataccgacttaTTATGTAACACTACGAGTCGTTGGGTACGTGACCTCGCTACCTCCAACAGGGGATGTAACCCAGCATGATGGCCTAATACGTAGCCTTTACACTAGACTATATAGCTGCAGTGCTTGCCCAGACTCGCAGGGGAGGTGACAGGGGAGACAGGTCTTGCatggggagggaaaaataaagcaGACTACTGTTATGTGGGGTGCTTCCTTCAGACAGCCCTGCCCCAGAGTGCTGGTGCTTTTGCTTACCTGCATGCCACAGTTTTTATGGGTTTAAGATCTTCAAAACGGCTTAACAATTTTCTTCTTACATGCAATTCTTAGACATTTATTtgccttttattcttattttatttaggaTCATTTTCAAGCAACTCTGACCAAGTAATAATGTAACCTAAACTAGATAGTAACAGGTCCCAGCAAATTGTTCTGCTAGTCTGACTAAATTAATTACTAGGTAGAACTGGGCACAGACAGTGGTGCGACCACTCACCTGCAAGCATTATTTTAAAGTTATTTTATGGCTAATTAAATAGGTCATTCCACATTGCTTTAGATAAAATTGCTTTCAATAGCTGCACAACAATATTCACAGTAAAGATTTGCTTTAGGTCCTTTTTTACAGAAGTTGGTAATTTTCCAAAATTTTGAGAGTAGAAATCTAATCGGCACACTTCAGAACCACTTGGTATTTTTTAATAAATGCAAGAGAGTAAGGTAAATATCCAGAATCAAACTGGCGGAGCAATGTCATCACCAAACTCCCGCCTGCAGTTATGCATTTTCTCAAATTTATAGCCTCCCCTGAAATATAGTAACCTACCActgcaaaaatatatgataaccAATTAACTTAAAGAGAGAGGTGTGAAGACAACTACTACGTGCAGAAAGCAAAAGTGGAAGACACTCTTAAGATACTTGGAAGATACTCACATGATTTTATAAGTTTATCTCGTTTTTACTCTAGTACATTAATCTGATAGTACCATGTGTCCATGTGGTTCTGGTGTGTGCTGGTTTGATTGCTACTCTCAAAATTATGAAAAATTACCTCCCTTGAAAAATTTATGAGACCTAAATTAAAGCTTAACCATATTAACCCTGCTCAGGTTTCACATATTACTTTATTTCTCTAGTTACCCCAGTATGTTAAACATACAagatatattaatgatgaaatgAAGTGCAAAGAACTCTTAAATTCCTGGACCAAAAAGGGAAAGGGTTGCCCAGAAAATTGGAAAAACAATAATAAGCTCATTGGAGTAAAAGCCTTTTTTTTCCAAGATCAATACTGCTGCTTGTGGAAATTAAAGTTGATCATGTAGAGAAATTATCAGGACAAAAACAGGTGTTCCTTAACTTTGATAACATAAGAACATCCTTTTTGTCAACCCCACAGAATGTATTTAGGAATAAATGAAGTTTGTTTTTGTTGAAATTCTCAAGTAAGGTTTTGTTTTACTCACCAAATTTGAGTTTGTATCGACATGCTACACAGTTCCAGCTTCAGTTTCCTTTGTCTGGAGGATACCAATGCTTAAAGTTTGTGTTTAGCAGCAACATCCTTAGAGATAGAGATGACaatataaaatattttttttaattttaacgAGACGAGCATCAAGTGACAGTGTGACTATGAGCCCGGACAAAAAACTATGAGGAGCTTAGTGAAAGTCAATTACACCTTATATTAATACATGTGAGTGCATAAAAGCATTTTTAAATAAGTAAATGCTTAAAGTAACAATGTCTTTTAGTTGATGAAATTTAAGCTGGCATTGTAATGTAAATGAATATTTTATGCATACATTTATTAATTTAGGCCATGTAAGGTGGTGTCGACGTTGTTTCCTCTCACACCATACACATGCAAGTCTTCACCCTTAAAATCAGCATAAATTTATATTAATGCTGCCAGGTCATCTTCTGTGATCATGCTCACACTTGTCACTTGGTAACATGCCTGCAGTTGGAGGTTCAGTAGGTGCTGCTGACTTGCAGGAAAAGACAGCCACTTGACCAACACATCAGACGTAGGGACGCCAGTTGCCCTTGGCTCTGAGAGGCTTCAAGAGCAGGAAGATGAAGAGTATGAATGTTTATTGGGAGCTAATGGGCAAGTTGTTCTATGGAGTCCAAAGAGAGACAGTATGTATTTTGTTACTtcagctttatttttttcctatagattttattttatttttttaattttttttaatgagCCTTACTTTCATGGCAATATATTTTGAAAAGTATATTAAAACAAAATCAGAATGTAAACACAATttgtcagtagtagtagcagtagtagtagtagtagtagtagtagtagtagtatatagtaatagtagtagtactagtaatagtagtgttgtcattattattattattattattattattattattattattattattattattattattattattattattataattattattattattactatcatttgtTGCTGATATCATTTCAATGCTGGACTAATGTTAAACCACCTGAagtgtttatgtgtatttagttatAGTGAAGTGATGCAAAACAAAAATTTTCATGTATATTACCGTAAATACTGTCGGtgaatgttctttttcttttatctctgtaGCTTGAAAAATTGGGCCTTTTTTCCAGTAGTACAATTGGTGTAACAGTAGCTCTCCACTCTTTGGTTACTAAAATATTgattctgattttcttttctaaACACATAGTATAAGTATTTCCCTCATTTCATAAATTTTCTCACTGAACCCTCCACTGCTTTTGAGGGAAacaagattatgatgatgatgatatgatgataCTCATGTacataataaaaagataaataaagcaaGAAATGTTCACTATATATTACAATACCTTCCACAGCGGTGCTCTCAAGATTTGACTTTGTGTATCCTCCTTCCCTGCAAACCAGAGGCCAACAGCTCAGCAAAACCCCACAGGTGGACTCAGATGGTGATCTTGTGGTTACCAGGAAAAATGACCTGCACCTCCAGGAGGGTGTAGTCCTCATTGGTAAGCTCATCAACATAGAAAACCTCTTTTTTATACTTTCACAGTGAAGACATGATAAAGGCTTCaaactgaaaatgaaaaatgacaCCTTTAACACCCTTCATGTCTTTTCAGAGCACCAAAGTGCCACAACACTAGAGCTAGTGGGAGAGCAGGTTTGGAGGGGAGCTCTCTTCCTAGCAGACTTCATATTGCATCACCATGATATATTTAGAGGTGCCCATGTCCTGGAGGTTGCCTCAGGAGTCGGTCTCACATCAGTTGTGGCAGCCATGCTTGCTACAAAGGTTACTGTTACAGGTAGGATGTAAATATTTTGGTTTTGAATGAGACCATTAGATTGACGTGACACAGATATCTGACATGTTCATTGTCTTGTATCACAAATAGCAAAATTATTAGAGAATGACATTTCATAACTTTCTAAATTTCCTATCCAGATGTTGACAAAGGTGAAATATTGCCACTCATTCGTCGTAACTTGAAAAGAAATGAGGAGTTACTCAAGGcaaaagt encodes:
- the LOC127010348 gene encoding methyltransferase-like protein 22 isoform X1; the protein is MSDEEEEVVDNTVTSEVHHFSKEEVLDAARGGKDSHLTNTSDVGTPVALGSERLQEQEDEEYECLLGANGQVVLWSPKRDTVLSRFDFVYPPSLQTRGQQLSKTPQVDSDGDLVVTRKNDLHLQEGVVLIEHQSATTLELVGEQVWRGALFLADFILHHHDIFRGAHVLEVASGVGLTSVVAAMLATKVTVTDVDKGEILPLIRRNLKRNEELLKAKVDVREIDFLNHATIDDLQADCSDVSIILAADVVYSNPLTDEFFRTVLRLMTDPPDKMMYIALEKRYVFTMEDMDTCAPCYDYFLEGLEWLRCQNLDLIDWTIEELSTDFQQYFTYERVRHLVLWKINSKRKII
- the LOC127010348 gene encoding methyltransferase-like protein 22 isoform X2, whose product is MSDEEEEVVDNTVTSEVHHFSKEEVLDAARGAVLSRFDFVYPPSLQTRGQQLSKTPQVDSDGDLVVTRKNDLHLQEGVVLIEHQSATTLELVGEQVWRGALFLADFILHHHDIFRGAHVLEVASGVGLTSVVAAMLATKVTVTDVDKGEILPLIRRNLKRNEELLKAKVDVREIDFLNHATIDDLQADCSDVSIILAADVVYSNPLTDEFFRTVLRLMTDPPDKMMYIALEKRYVFTMEDMDTCAPCYDYFLEGLEWLRCQNLDLIDWTIEELSTDFQQYFTYERVRHLVLWKINSKRKII